GATACTGCAGAGTATGGAGATTATATCAGCGGACCTCGCATCATTGATGCTGGTGTGAAAGCTCGTATGAAAGACGTTCTCACTGATATCCAAAAAGATAAAGGTGCAGCGTTCGCTAAACGTTGGATGGCGGATACAAAAGCGGGATACCCTGAGTATAAAAAACTCAAAGAAAAAAATGCGGCTCACCCTATCGAAGCAGTAGGAGCAAAACTACGTTCGATGATGAAGTGGCTTGCGAAGTAATTTTTAAGGTAACTAAAGTTTTAGTCTAAAGAAAGGAAGAAGGGATTTTATATGAAAGTAACACAAAAGATAGTACTCGCAGCACCTGCACGAACTCCTTTTGCTCAAATTGGAAAGGCACTCTCGCAGTACTCAGGCCACCACCTCGGAAAAATCGTAGGTGAAGAAGTAATGAAACGCAGTGGTTTGAAACCTACTGATATTGACGGTGTGATCGTTGGAGAAGGTTTCTCTAATGCACCTAACTCTGCACGTGTGATTGCAAACTTACTTGGGCTTCCTATGGAAATTCCATGCCTTACTGTTGCAAACAACTGTGTATCTGGTTTGGAAGCAGTGGCTGAAGCAACTCGCCGTATTTCACTTGGTGAAGGAAAAGTTTTCCTAGTCATCGGTGAAGAGTCACAAACATCTATGCCATTTGTTGTTAAAAATGCACGTCTTAACAAAAAAACAAACAGTTTAGATTCTCTTGTAAAACTTCTCCCAAATGACCTTCCAGAAGGTGTGGAACTTCGTGATACACTAGAAGACGGACTTGGTGATGGTGAAACTTCTTTCGGTATGCAAGTAACGGCAGAAATTCTCGCACAGAACTACACACTATCTCGTGAAACACAAGACAAAGTAGCTTACGAGTCTTTCAAACGTGCATTTGATGCAACTCAAGAAGGTCGTTACAAACCATATATTATGGAAGTAAAAGACGATGAAGGTAACCCTCTTCAAGCAGATGAGGCAGTTCTTCTTCGTGAAGGTCTTGTGAAAAACCCAACTCGTATGGGTCGTGCGATGTTACTCTTTGACAACCCTCAAATGAAATTTGACCAGTTCAAAGAAAAATATAGCAAATACTTAAAGAAATCTCATGGACCTACTCTTTCGATCTTCAATGCAAGTCCACGTTCCGATGGAGCGGCTGGTATCATTGTAGCTTCTGAAGATGCGGCGAAAAAATTAGGTCTTACTGCAAAAGCTTACATCAACGGTTTTAACATGCGTGGTGTTGATCCAAACCTTATGGGTCTTGGCCAAGCAGAAGCAACGGTAGCTCTTCTTGGAGAAACTGGTGATAAAATCGAAAACATCGACATCATCGAAATCCACGAAGCATTTGCTGCAACTGCAGTAGCGGCTCTGGAAGAAATCAAAACTAGAACTGGCCTTGATTGGGAAAAGAAATTTGATGAGAAAAAAATCAATCCTAACGGTGGATCGATCTCCATTGGACACCCGTTTGGTGCAACTGGTGTGAGACTCCTTCACAACGCCATCATGGACTTTGATGAAAACAAAGACGTGAAAAAGGTACTTGTGACTGCATGTGCACACGGTGGGATCGCAGGATCAATGATCGTTGAAAGAGCTTAAAGATCGAATTTAAAAGTCGAATAAGTTTCGCTCGAAAGATCGATGAAAAGCCAAGGTTTCCCTTGGCTTTTTTTTATGGGGAAAGATAAACTCGTTTTATATACAAACTTCACCTAAAGATGAACTCTTTTGAAAAGAAATGGCAAAATTGACAAAAGGATTTGTGGGAAGTAGGAGGATGTGGTAGAGACGACGTATTGGGTGGCGGGTCTAGTTCCCCACCCTAATCAGGGCGGGGATACAAGATTCACAACCCTACCCACCAAACAGCGCAAGCATCGGAACAAGCCCTTCTTTTGTTTGACCCGCAGTATCGTATCCAGGAAAAATCTTAACCAATTTCAAATAAAAGTGCTTTTCAATTCGTTTGTTCCCGTTTGTCGTTTTTTCAAAAACATCCTTAGTATACAAATGAAACTCAAAATAACCTGCCTGAAACTTACCGTCACCAGCAATGCGACTTCCAATCCTGAATCGTATAGGATTTCTGAGATCCAAGGATTCATAACATTTCTCATTCTCAAAAGAAAGTTTTTTTGATAAATAAATCCTTTCGCGAATTCCCATTTCTTGAAAATCTCGAGCACCTGGGAGTTGAAACAAAACCTTTCCTTCTCTCCTAAATTCTAAACTATAAGATAAAATTTCTAAATTAGAGACATCAATAGAATTTATATCAATTGTTAGGTGGTGATCTAATACCTCAGTGGATCTAGTGATCACACTTCCTTCCCTTTGCCCAATGGTAATGATTTTACTTACATTTAATGGAACCGCATACTTAAATATTAATCCTGGGTTCGGTAAATCTTTACCAAATACAGTCATTGCCGTCTGGATCGGGGTTTGTGTAATGGTATGAATGTCTGCTATGTTAAGTTGTTCATCAGAATCAGATAAGTTTTGATAGGATAAAGCTGCAATATCTTTAAAAGATGATTTTGATTTGAATCCTTCCAAAGATTTTAACTTCGCAATCGTCAGTCTTTGCATGACAGTGATTAGGACAAGTACGGCAACAAACAAAACCAAAACAAATACCCATGTTTCGTAAGTATTCATCTTCTCTTCTATCGATCGAATTTGCTCTATCGAATATGGTTTTAACACTTGTGCGAGTATCATTCACAATCCTTTGAGAGGAAAAAGCCTATACTATCATTATCGACCTATCTTCTTCAGAAAAATACCATTCCTTTGGAAAAGAGGTCGACTCACAAGAGTCTGTTCCTTATTTTTTGCACTATGTCGGGTTACAAATACTTACTCTACACTCTCATTGTAATTTTTGTTTCTCCCATTTATCCCGAAAACCATTGGGACCACTACATTCACGAAAAAACTGTTGGCTCCACCTATCTAACATTTGGTGACAATATTAACTTGAGAGAATCAAACAATGTAAATGCGAAAGTTTTAAAGAAACTTTCTATTGGTGATACAGTCAAAATTCTCACAAAAACGAACCAAATCCTAGAACAGAATTCAGTAAAAGAATATTGGTATCAAGTTGAATCAGAAAAAGTGATAGGTTATGTTTGGGGAGGATTACTTGCTGATTATTCTTTTGAGTGGAGTGACAAAACAATTTTAGCACGCAACTTAGGCATTCAGTTAGGAAAACTGGAATTAAAACTAATCCAAAACAATCATTTATTAGCGCATGGCACTTGGGATGTTGGACCAATGAGCAACGAAGGTTGGAATCACACAATCTACCAACCGTCTTCTTTTTCACCAGCTCCTGTTGCAATTTTTGGAATAAAGTATCTTCTGTTTTCTGAAATAGAATACGGGTATACGAACGAACAAATATATACATTAGATAAAGACTTAAAATTTGTACCACAGTTTTCTTGGAATCCTGGTGCCTGCGACCCTCCTTCTTGTGCAGAATCATGGCTCATACTTCCAACTGAAAATTTGTCTGCAGATAAAAAAATAAACCGTAAAGCCACAAAAGGAAAACCAAACACAATCATCGAACTAACTCATAGTTTCGATATTGATGATGAAAGTTCCCATGAATATTACCAATCTGAATATATTTGGAAAGGAACCACTTTCCAAAAAAAGGAAAACCAATGAACCGAATCATTACTTTAGTAACAATTTTTGTTTTCACTATTCCTGCCTTTGCTTGGAACAATCACGCAGGTATCACATATTTAATTTTAAAAGACCATTGGAAAACAAAGCAAACTCCCAAAGTAAAAGTAGAATCTTTAAAATCCTTTTTATCAAAAGAAAAATCCAAAATTCAAGAGTCTTTAGACAACTCTGAGGAATGGGCCTTAAAACGACTTCCACACCTAACAAAAACAGATGAAAGTTTGAAGTTTTCCAAAACTACGAAAGATGCAGATCTTGTTGTTAGTTTTTATAGAGCTCTACGTGTAAATCCAAAGCATAAAGCAGCCTTATACATACAAACTGTCCCTAAAAGAGGTGGTTCAAAATTACCCCTTGACCAACTAACAACTTTAAACGAAAAAGGGAAATTGGTGAATGAAACCTTTTTATCGTTACAGGAAGGACAAACGATCGGTGCAGATGAGGTTTTGGTATCGGCAACAGATGAACCTGATTATGATTTAGATTTACATTTATTTGAAGATAACGAACGTGAGGTGGGAAAAATCTATGGTTTCGGGATTCAACCTTTTGGAAATCCAGCCGTTGAGTATTCTTCACAGGCACCATTTCATATGGGATTTTTTTATGAACCGGGAATCATTTTTGCTCTTGCTGGTTTCTTAAAACGAACTTACCCTGAATACAGAATTCACCAATTCACCGAACTATCAAATTTAGCATTTCGAACAGGGCATCCTTATTGGGGATATCGATTTGCTGGTTGGGCTTTGCATTATATACAAGATCTTACTCAACCTTATCATTCTTCGGTATTACCCAGAGTAAGTGCAGCAAAACAAATTGGCGTACAACTCGTATCTATTGTAGGATACCAAACACCAAAAGATAACATGATTAGTTTTGTTTCTGGAAGACATACACTCATCGAAGAATACCAATACTATTTAATCAAAAACCTAATTGAAACAAAGGCTTGGAACCATCCTGTTGCCACTTCCATCACGGAATTTTCTAAAGATAGTCTGGTGCCATGGTCGGGAATGGATTCGATAAGAGAAAATGTTTGTCGCGAAGCATACCTCGCCGGAGAACCGACAGATGAACAATTGGAAAACTTAGAAATTCCAAAATACGAAACATTGTATGAACCAAACCACCCGATTCATAAAATTCTTGGATCTCTACTCCATAACACATCCAAGCACACTAGAGCTTACTTAGATGCGTTGAAAACGAACTAGTCAAAATCATCTGCCGCAAACCTTTCCAGAAGCTCCAAAGGGATGATCTCTAACGCACGTTTGTGGGTAGATTCAAGGAATACACGGGGAGCTACGCCATTGCGATAAGCTTCCAACCACCTGGAAGCGCAAAGACACCAACGTTCCCCAGGTTTCACACCTGGGAAAGCATATTGTGGCCACGGAGTGATGAGATCATTCCCACTTTGTTTTTGTGACTCTAAAAATTCTTCTGTAGCGAGAACACAAACTGTATGAGAACCGATGTCATCATCGGAAGTATTACAACACCCATCCCGAAAAAAACCAGTGAGTGGCTTTGTGGAACAAGGAGCGAGAGGTCTGCCCAGCACATTGATCGATTCATCCATTTCCATGAGAATCTCAAACTAGGAAAAATATTCAAATCTGGGAAGATGTTTCCGAAAGGAAGATGGAAAAAAGATGGGGGTTTGCACCCCCAGTAGATCGACCAAATGGTCTTGGAAAGCCTAACGCCAATCTACTATACATATATTTACTTGTCAAGCGATTACTCATTGACTTCAAAAAAAAGAGTCTTTTTTTCTTCTCCGTTAATCCGCACCCTCATCTTCCACTGACCAATGAATTCTTCATTTTTCGGTATTAAAAAGTAACGGCTGTCGGAATCCAAATAGTTTTGGGTTTTCCATTTGTAATAAAAAGGTTTTACTGAATTTCCATCCTTTGTGATATGAATTTCTATTTCCTGGTTTTTAGGTTTTGCAAATTCAAATTCGATCGCATAGTTTTCGCCCAACCGAAATGAAGTATCTCCACATCGAATTTTTTCGCCTCGTTCATTGTATTTACACAATCGAATGTCTTCATCCAAAATGTCGGTTCGGAGAGGCAAATCACCGTCTTTAGGATGCCAATACAAATAATACTGAGATAAGGTTTCTCTTTCTGCATTTTGAGTTTTAAAAACAGTGGGGATAGTCATAACTTCTAATTGACGGGTGGGTTTGTGTACTTCAAAATGTAAATGTGGTCCTTGCGTAAAACCAGTGTTACCCGAATATCCGATCATCTGTCCTGCCTCTACAAAATCACCAACCTTTACTAAAACACCATCCTTCATTAAATGTGCATAATTTCCCAAAGTACCATCGTTGTGTAAAATTATAATGTAATTGGCTTTACTTAGTAAATCTTTACGAATTCCACCCTCACTAAAATTAGAAACCACTGCAACCACTTGTCCTTTCCTGGCGGCAAGAATGGGAGTGCCAACAGGTAATATAAAATCAACAGAGTATTTTAGATTTCCAATATGAGAAAATTTCCCGTTATATGCTTGGGCCACACGAGATCGTATTCCTGCTGGGAATGGCAATAAATAAGTCACAGAATCATCATGTATACTTTCTCTATCTCCAAACATCACGTGAACTGCAAAAGATGTGAATGTAGGTTTAGTTATATCTTCTAAAACAAAACTAGATACATACACTGATTCGTCTCCTTTTAAGACTACGAACTGGGGGAAAGGATGTGCAGATTTAAAATTTTTAACAGTGACATTGATCATCACAGAATTAGTTGGATAAATTGTTGGATTTCGATTTTTTATGTATAAGTCAAAACCATTGTCAATATCATTCACTACAAAACAGACATATTCCGAAATACAATTTTCTGTTTTTGTTGGTTCAGCAAATAAATCAAACCTGAAAAATAAAACAATTAGAATAAGAACAAAAAAACACCTTTTCACATTACACCCGTTACCTGGAACTGTATTTCTTTTTGTATAACACCGTCAATTGAGATCACCGCTGTCCAATCACCTTCTAAAGATTCGGAAGGATCTTCCCGTTGGACATCTAAAAAGGTATCCCACCATTCAGGGTTTGTCTCCCAATTATACAATTTAGAAATAGTCGTGCCATTTTTACGAACGGAAATTTGTATCTTATAACGAGATGGCTTTAAAAGAGGAATATAAAAGTAAAGTGGGGAACTTTTGGAAAATGTTGTGGAATGACAGCCTAATTTTTCTAAACTCTGAACCGATTCGCAAATTTGGATTTCCTCAATGTCGGAGACTGTTTTGACCATCGGTTCGTTCGGATCCCTCTTCCAATTGAGTTGTCCTTCCGTAAGGATTTCTGAGTCGGAAGATTCTGTACGAAATTTTGTTGGGATCGTCTTTTTTCGTAAGTGGGGAGTTGGTTTATAAACTTCAAAATGAAGGTGAGGCCCATCACTAAATCCTGTACTACCAGCATATCCAAGCGGAGAACCAGAGCTAACTCTCTGGCCTCGTTTGACAAGAACTCCCATATAACGTAGATGTGCATATTGCCCTATCGTTCCATCGTCATGAAGAATTTTCACATAATTTGCCGAATGAATGTATTTGATTTCAAATCCACCTTCGTTATTTTTTTGTTCAGTATCGATTACAACTCCATCTCTCGCAGCTGTGATCAAGTCCCCTTCCTTCAATCCAAAATCAATCGAATAACGGTTATCTCCCTGATGACTTTTCGTACCCTTATAACCTTGGTAAACTCTAACCTTCATACCTTTTTCAAAAGGTAAATCATAAACAACTTTTGGATTATGGTGGACTGAAAAATTTCCGAGAATCCATTTGAATTTGATTTGATAGACCCAACGTTTGTTTGGTTTGTTTACTGTCAGCCGGAAGAGTTTTTTCCTTTTGGAACCCTGAATGACTGTCACAAGAGGAAGTTTGACACTACTCCTCATATTTTTAGAAATTGCATTCACTGATAATGTTGTAGCAGTTTCTTTGATTGCAATTTTATTCTGAAAATAAATATCTACCCCTGTTTTATCCTGAACATAGATAACACAAAGTCTGTCCATGGAACAATATTCAGAATGATCTTTGGCAATCAAAAATCCAAAAGGGGAAATCAAAAATAGAACGAATATGCCAAATCTCATAAAACAGGGATCATATTAATGTGAGGAACGGCACACGACAATCTATTTTCAGTTATAAAAACTTGATTGCCTTATGATTTCTTTTCAGTAAACCTCGACACATGAGTTCAACCTTATACACTTTTCCAATCTCACATTTTTCTGAAAAAGCTAGATGGGGATTAGACATTGCCCACTATCCCTATGAACTAAAACCTCTAATCCCCGGACAACATATCCAAACGTTAAAACCACTTGTAAGCGATTTGTATGTCCCTGTTTTAGAGACCGACAATGGGGTCATCCAAGGTTCTGGCAATATTATTGATTTAGTAGAAGAAAAAGCATTCGGTCACAAAGCTTCTTCGGAAGAAAAACTAATGGAAGAAAAGATAGACTCTCATATCGGGAAAAGCCTACAAACTCTGTTATACCACTTTATACTGGATTACCCAGAAATTGTAGGGAAATTATTTTTATTAAATCCAAGCAAAGCGAGTGATACGGTCGGACCACCTGAACATTTTGATTTGATCGCTCTTTCTCTAAAACGGAGATACAAAATCACACCTAAAAACCTAGATATCGTCAAACAATTGCTAGAAGAATGCTCTAAAGATTTAATCGAAATTTACAAAACTCGAAAATTCTTTAATGGAACTTCCTTTGGAAGAGTAGACTTAACCTTGGCAAGTCTTATGGGAATGCTTGCAGAACCAAAGGAATCTCCTGCGTATCCGTGGTTTGCTTCTGTGCAAATGCCAGAATCTTTTCTCACCTGGAGAAAAGAATTAGGGTATGAGTTGTTATTCGATAAAATCAGAGAATTCTATAAAGAGTTTCGAATCCAGTCCAAATAGTCTAGATTTCCAGAAACAATTGGCCAAATGACAATGCAGGGAGTATCATAAGAATGTAATTCTTTGACTCTCTGCACCAATTGTTCTGACTTATCCTTTGTTGTTTTGAATAATCCAACTGTTTCCTCTGATTCTTCTAAAACAGAATTCCAAATGTAAACTGAATGCATCCCTTTGATGATATTGACGCAAGCAGCCAATCGATCAGTAACAACTACTTTTGCAATTTGTTTAGCTTCATCTTCTGAAGCAAATGTAACATAGACAGTGTAGTATTCCAACGAATCTTCCATTTATTTTTTTTCCTACTTGCCCTTCATTTTAGATACTTATGATCTTGTGTATGCGTTATCCAAGTCCAAAAACTTTTCTAATAATAATCGCCATCTGTCTGCCCATTTTTGCAGAACCTCTCAATCCTCCAAGCCTCTCCTCTTCGAGTCAACTGTTACCGAAATCAAAAAAATACACACCAATCTTTGCCATGGATGGAAAACTCAAAACGAGTTGGGTCGAAGGAGCAGATGGCGAAGGGATTGGGGAAACCTTACAAATCAAATACAAATCACCGATCAATTTTCGTTCGCTCTCCATCTACAATGGGTTTGGTGATCCTAAACTTTGGGCTGCCAACAATCGAATCAAAAAACTAAAAATTTCCACAGAGGATGGGAACGAAGAAATTGTTACTTTGAAGGATAGTTTGTCTCTTCAAATGATTGAATTCAAATCCGAACTTCGGGCCAAAGAAATTTCTCTCACCATCCAAGAAGTTTATAAAGGCACCAATACGGAAAACACAGCCATTGCGGAACTCACCTTCAACTCAGAACAAGCGGGATCAGCCCTCGTCCCTCCCAAAAATACTTGGGCCATTGGAAAATGGAAAACAAAATCGAATATTGCAAGGATCCAACTTCACAACGATGGAACTTGTGAAATGGGTTACGAAACCGCAAAGATGTTATGTACTTGGACAGAAAAAGGGGATAAAGTCATCGTGAGTCTAGAGGCAACCCTCCCTCTTACCAATACAGATATTCTGGAAATAAAACGCAGGGGAAATCCTTCTGATCCAACTCTTGAGATCAATGGAAAACATGAATTTATTTCTAATAAAGATGGAGTATAAAAAATGAATTTATAATTCAAATCAATCCATCCAGGATTGCCAAATGGATTCCACCACGGAAGGTTCCTTTTCTTCCGTGGTTTCAAAATACAAAACTGTATTTTGGTAAGGTTTGCCGGATATATCTCTAACGGGCGTTAATAGAATTAATTCAATACCTAGTTCTTTTTCCAAACGTTCTATCGTTTTCCATTCATCAAGCGAGCCATGTTTGGGATAAGGCAAAATTAAAATCCCTGTCACTACTTCCCTTTTTGGATTTCTTTTTTTTCTCACTTCCCAAAGAATCCGCCCGATCGAATAACGAAAGTTAAATTCAGATAC
This genomic stretch from Leptospira meyeri harbors:
- a CDS encoding thiolase family protein gives rise to the protein MKVTQKIVLAAPARTPFAQIGKALSQYSGHHLGKIVGEEVMKRSGLKPTDIDGVIVGEGFSNAPNSARVIANLLGLPMEIPCLTVANNCVSGLEAVAEATRRISLGEGKVFLVIGEESQTSMPFVVKNARLNKKTNSLDSLVKLLPNDLPEGVELRDTLEDGLGDGETSFGMQVTAEILAQNYTLSRETQDKVAYESFKRAFDATQEGRYKPYIMEVKDDEGNPLQADEAVLLREGLVKNPTRMGRAMLLFDNPQMKFDQFKEKYSKYLKKSHGPTLSIFNASPRSDGAAGIIVASEDAAKKLGLTAKAYINGFNMRGVDPNLMGLGQAEATVALLGETGDKIENIDIIEIHEAFAATAVAALEEIKTRTGLDWEKKFDEKKINPNGGSISIGHPFGATGVRLLHNAIMDFDENKDVKKVLVTACAHGGIAGSMIVERA
- a CDS encoding SH3 domain-containing protein, with product MSGYKYLLYTLIVIFVSPIYPENHWDHYIHEKTVGSTYLTFGDNINLRESNNVNAKVLKKLSIGDTVKILTKTNQILEQNSVKEYWYQVESEKVIGYVWGGLLADYSFEWSDKTILARNLGIQLGKLELKLIQNNHLLAHGTWDVGPMSNEGWNHTIYQPSSFSPAPVAIFGIKYLLFSEIEYGYTNEQIYTLDKDLKFVPQFSWNPGACDPPSCAESWLILPTENLSADKKINRKATKGKPNTIIELTHSFDIDDESSHEYYQSEYIWKGTTFQKKENQ
- a CDS encoding DUF2237 family protein, translated to MEMDESINVLGRPLAPCSTKPLTGFFRDGCCNTSDDDIGSHTVCVLATEEFLESQKQSGNDLITPWPQYAFPGVKPGERWCLCASRWLEAYRNGVAPRVFLESTHKRALEIIPLELLERFAADDFD
- a CDS encoding M23 family metallopeptidase, translating into MKRCFFVLILIVLFFRFDLFAEPTKTENCISEYVCFVVNDIDNGFDLYIKNRNPTIYPTNSVMINVTVKNFKSAHPFPQFVVLKGDESVYVSSFVLEDITKPTFTSFAVHVMFGDRESIHDDSVTYLLPFPAGIRSRVAQAYNGKFSHIGNLKYSVDFILPVGTPILAARKGQVVAVVSNFSEGGIRKDLLSKANYIIILHNDGTLGNYAHLMKDGVLVKVGDFVEAGQMIGYSGNTGFTQGPHLHFEVHKPTRQLEVMTIPTVFKTQNAERETLSQYYLYWHPKDGDLPLRTDILDEDIRLCKYNERGEKIRCGDTSFRLGENYAIEFEFAKPKNQEIEIHITKDGNSVKPFYYKWKTQNYLDSDSRYFLIPKNEEFIGQWKMRVRINGEEKKTLFFEVNE
- a CDS encoding M23 family metallopeptidase; the encoded protein is MRFGIFVLFLISPFGFLIAKDHSEYCSMDRLCVIYVQDKTGVDIYFQNKIAIKETATTLSVNAISKNMRSSVKLPLVTVIQGSKRKKLFRLTVNKPNKRWVYQIKFKWILGNFSVHHNPKVVYDLPFEKGMKVRVYQGYKGTKSHQGDNRYSIDFGLKEGDLITAARDGVVIDTEQKNNEGGFEIKYIHSANYVKILHDDGTIGQYAHLRYMGVLVKRGQRVSSGSPLGYAGSTGFSDGPHLHFEVYKPTPHLRKKTIPTKFRTESSDSEILTEGQLNWKRDPNEPMVKTVSDIEEIQICESVQSLEKLGCHSTTFSKSSPLYFYIPLLKPSRYKIQISVRKNGTTISKLYNWETNPEWWDTFLDVQREDPSESLEGDWTAVISIDGVIQKEIQFQVTGVM
- a CDS encoding glutathione S-transferase N-terminal domain-containing protein, giving the protein MSSTLYTFPISHFSEKARWGLDIAHYPYELKPLIPGQHIQTLKPLVSDLYVPVLETDNGVIQGSGNIIDLVEEKAFGHKASSEEKLMEEKIDSHIGKSLQTLLYHFILDYPEIVGKLFLLNPSKASDTVGPPEHFDLIALSLKRRYKITPKNLDIVKQLLEECSKDLIEIYKTRKFFNGTSFGRVDLTLASLMGMLAEPKESPAYPWFASVQMPESFLTWRKELGYELLFDKIREFYKEFRIQSK
- the cutA gene encoding divalent-cation tolerance protein CutA — translated: MEDSLEYYTVYVTFASEDEAKQIAKVVVTDRLAACVNIIKGMHSVYIWNSVLEESEETVGLFKTTKDKSEQLVQRVKELHSYDTPCIVIWPIVSGNLDYLDWIRNSL
- a CDS encoding NADase-type glycan-binding domain-containing protein; the protein is MRYPSPKTFLIIIAICLPIFAEPLNPPSLSSSSQLLPKSKKYTPIFAMDGKLKTSWVEGADGEGIGETLQIKYKSPINFRSLSIYNGFGDPKLWAANNRIKKLKISTEDGNEEIVTLKDSLSLQMIEFKSELRAKEISLTIQEVYKGTNTENTAIAELTFNSEQAGSALVPPKNTWAIGKWKTKSNIARIQLHNDGTCEMGYETAKMLCTWTEKGDKVIVSLEATLPLTNTDILEIKRRGNPSDPTLEINGKHEFISNKDGV